One window from the genome of bacterium encodes:
- a CDS encoding leucine-rich repeat domain-containing protein, with protein sequence MRAIIWALAAMALVMWSCDKDKSGVGRLDQVVSFADSALEGAIRAALQKPTGDLTLGDVEGLQRLNGQEWGIRNLEGIERLRSLNYLNLRYNLIETIAPLAELTELDSILLDNNQISDWSPLGSLVTIRYVSIGGNNAPDLSPLSMLTVMSYLNASYTGATSGEPLRSCQGLRSLHMDGNAFEDIEFVRGLPQLQVLTTANSQVSDLSPLQNTANLRELDIHNTPVTDISALSQTRFLRRLSAWQCNIADVEPLRGLTGLEFLELSLNAISNVEPLRNLTNLTSLMLSDNQITDVSMLSGLSNVDSLRLGANQITSISALSQMTSMSYVVLSNNQIADLRPLDQNSGLGQFDQVYVQNNPLSDSSRFYWIPRLEARGVIVYD encoded by the coding sequence ATGCGTGCAATCATTTGGGCTTTGGCGGCAATGGCTCTCGTTATGTGGAGCTGCGACAAGGATAAGAGCGGGGTTGGGCGGCTGGATCAGGTTGTAAGTTTTGCGGACTCCGCGCTGGAGGGAGCGATCCGTGCGGCTTTGCAGAAACCGACGGGTGATCTGACCCTTGGTGACGTGGAAGGATTGCAAAGGCTTAACGGCCAAGAGTGGGGAATTCGGAATCTTGAGGGAATTGAGCGGCTCCGCTCGCTTAACTATCTCAATCTGCGATATAATCTGATTGAGACGATCGCTCCGTTGGCGGAATTAACTGAACTCGACTCAATACTACTGGATAACAATCAGATTTCTGATTGGAGTCCTCTCGGCTCCTTGGTAACGATACGTTACGTGTCAATCGGCGGAAACAACGCTCCGGATCTCAGTCCTCTGTCTATGCTGACGGTCATGAGCTATTTGAACGCTTCGTACACGGGTGCAACCAGCGGGGAGCCGCTGCGAAGTTGTCAGGGGCTGCGATCGTTGCATATGGACGGAAATGCGTTTGAAGACATTGAGTTTGTCCGCGGCTTGCCGCAATTGCAGGTATTGACGACCGCGAACTCTCAGGTTAGCGACCTGTCGCCGCTGCAGAACACCGCGAATCTTCGTGAGCTGGATATCCACAACACACCGGTGACGGATATCAGCGCGCTGAGCCAAACGAGATTCCTGAGGCGCTTATCGGCGTGGCAGTGCAATATTGCGGACGTGGAGCCATTGCGCGGTTTGACGGGGCTGGAGTTTCTCGAATTGTCCTTGAACGCGATTTCGAATGTGGAGCCACTGAGGAATCTGACGAACCTGACTTCGCTCATGTTGTCCGACAATCAGATTACAGACGTGTCCATGTTGAGCGGGCTATCGAACGTGGACAGTCTGCGTCTCGGAGCGAACCAGATTACAAGTATCTCCGCGCTCTCGCAAATGACAAGCATGAGCTATGTCGTGCTGTCGAATAACCAGATTGCGGATCTCAGGCCGCTTGACCAGAATAGCGGGCTTGGGCAATTCGATCAGGTCTACGTGCAGAATAATCCGCTTTCAGACAGTTCGCGTTTCTATTGGATACCGCGGCTTGAAGCGCGCGGCGTTATCGTCTACGATTAA
- a CDS encoding response regulator codes for MPKCLVVDDDRGMLDLLAQCVTDLGYEPVLAEDGELAWTAFQLHHPALVISDIHMPNRNGLLLLKDIKESDPAVPVILITGWVHYKAALNLAAPRPEALLEKPFSIDQLRKVIAELPLSKTAA; via the coding sequence ATGCCTAAATGCCTCGTTGTCGACGACGACCGCGGAATGTTGGACTTGCTTGCCCAGTGTGTCACCGATTTGGGCTATGAACCTGTCCTCGCAGAGGATGGTGAACTGGCTTGGACGGCCTTTCAGCTGCACCACCCCGCGCTGGTCATCTCCGACATTCACATGCCCAACCGCAACGGACTGTTGCTCTTGAAAGACATCAAAGAAAGCGATCCCGCCGTTCCCGTCATTCTAATCACCGGCTGGGTGCACTATAAGGCCGCGCTGAATCTGGCCGCACCGCGACCCGAAGCGCTGCTGGAAAAACCTTTTTCGATTGACCAACTGCGAAAAGTGATCGCAGAACTGCCGCTCTCGAAAACGGCGGCATAA
- a CDS encoding T9SS type A sorting domain-containing protein produces MKILNSVLMTLALVVWSSVMANERSSPRDLNECNVDEEVVLQDSENGQYLDFEIEDAEGECGRRPTDEYVFQLIVNEAGLFTFSLDEFEAQGWMYILTGCCDGEQLFPRGLVEDYSYLRCIWLTPGTYYLLIEGEQGDYVLGIESCDHPCTSVPFEDGFTYEGNSIVFVETVDASSSEPNYGGPWQTDGVPCQDESANPESEWRGFGYYNWYNQDFGWTHLFDLEGNTCADYSIDSAFVVVCAYEIDYNQGEGQGNPARDASYCQWDYLSAIEGDGPLGILNWDASPGSNLSVSETRLWIPTQFLEDGQVDLWLDIDAMSTTCAWATEVWSSKLVVYMSCRQIPPTPDGYDLGDLPSLSGQEQPCYPTYTPESGGPANAVYASENQVAWLGECVTHELSPLMPDFDACDDGIFFVPGNHPDGAWMPGDEVCVDVTITTGPAYVQGTPLFVWGWKDGNLDCDFDDILSPEEGDEISECIIPGEMVFPGGPNMTFTQRFCFLDPGVLDMGRYDGHFRFRLLSAGGEIPSRNGQYLDCSSAQTFVDEVLGETEDYIIEDFQLPVELLSFTANGQNGRVVLSWTTATENENDAFEVQRWEGSGWRRAGDLVDGAGTSARQRSYQFVDHNVTAGQTYRYSLITIDMRGNRVVVGEVESLVEPLNAVVVEFALHQNFPNPFNPSTQISYDLAQAANVNLAVFDLLGRQVATLVNGSQQAGRYSVNFDATTLPSGMYFYRLETEQFTDIRKMMLLK; encoded by the coding sequence GTGAAAATACTGAATAGTGTGTTAATGACCTTGGCGCTGGTAGTCTGGAGCAGCGTCATGGCGAACGAGCGAAGCAGTCCTCGAGATTTGAATGAATGCAATGTAGATGAGGAAGTCGTCTTGCAGGATAGCGAGAACGGGCAGTATCTCGATTTCGAGATCGAAGATGCGGAAGGTGAATGCGGCCGACGTCCGACCGACGAGTATGTTTTTCAGTTGATCGTGAACGAAGCCGGCCTGTTTACTTTCAGCCTTGATGAGTTTGAGGCGCAAGGCTGGATGTATATTCTGACCGGCTGCTGTGACGGAGAACAACTTTTCCCGCGCGGACTGGTGGAAGACTACAGCTACCTTCGTTGTATCTGGCTCACGCCGGGCACGTACTACTTGCTGATCGAAGGTGAACAAGGTGACTACGTTCTGGGCATCGAGTCCTGCGACCATCCCTGCACTTCGGTTCCGTTCGAAGACGGATTCACGTATGAAGGGAATAGCATCGTCTTTGTTGAGACAGTGGATGCAAGTTCGAGCGAACCGAACTACGGCGGACCCTGGCAAACGGATGGTGTGCCATGCCAAGACGAATCTGCGAATCCGGAATCAGAATGGCGTGGTTTCGGCTACTACAACTGGTATAATCAGGATTTCGGCTGGACCCACCTCTTCGACTTAGAAGGAAACACGTGTGCCGATTACTCGATTGACTCGGCCTTTGTGGTGGTCTGTGCGTATGAGATTGATTATAATCAAGGTGAAGGTCAAGGGAATCCGGCACGCGATGCTTCCTACTGTCAGTGGGACTATTTGAGTGCGATTGAAGGTGATGGTCCGCTCGGCATCCTGAACTGGGATGCCTCGCCCGGAAGCAATCTATCAGTCTCTGAGACGCGGCTCTGGATTCCGACGCAATTTCTGGAAGACGGTCAGGTTGACCTTTGGCTGGATATAGACGCCATGTCAACGACGTGCGCGTGGGCGACGGAAGTTTGGTCATCCAAACTTGTCGTCTACATGAGCTGCAGACAGATTCCTCCGACTCCTGATGGGTATGACTTGGGCGATTTGCCGTCTTTGAGTGGCCAAGAGCAACCGTGCTATCCGACGTATACGCCGGAAAGTGGTGGTCCTGCCAATGCCGTGTATGCAAGTGAGAATCAAGTTGCATGGCTGGGCGAGTGTGTGACGCATGAGTTGTCGCCGCTGATGCCGGACTTCGATGCCTGTGACGACGGAATTTTCTTCGTGCCGGGAAATCATCCTGACGGTGCATGGATGCCGGGGGATGAAGTTTGCGTGGATGTGACCATCACGACGGGTCCGGCGTATGTGCAAGGCACGCCGCTGTTCGTCTGGGGCTGGAAAGACGGAAACCTCGACTGCGACTTTGATGACATATTGAGTCCGGAAGAGGGAGACGAGATCAGCGAGTGCATTATCCCCGGGGAGATGGTGTTCCCCGGCGGGCCGAACATGACCTTCACCCAACGATTCTGCTTCCTTGATCCGGGAGTGCTGGACATGGGTCGTTACGACGGACACTTCCGGTTCAGGTTGTTGTCGGCAGGAGGTGAGATTCCCTCCCGCAACGGACAATATCTTGACTGCAGTTCGGCGCAGACGTTTGTAGATGAGGTGCTGGGCGAAACGGAAGACTATATCATTGAGGACTTCCAGTTGCCGGTTGAACTGCTGTCATTCACCGCAAACGGTCAGAACGGACGAGTTGTTCTGAGCTGGACTACCGCGACAGAGAATGAGAATGACGCATTTGAAGTTCAGCGCTGGGAAGGCAGTGGATGGCGTCGCGCGGGCGACTTAGTGGACGGTGCGGGAACAAGTGCGCGTCAGCGCAGCTATCAATTTGTCGACCACAACGTCACGGCCGGCCAGACGTATCGCTACAGCCTGATTACGATTGATATGCGCGGCAATCGCGTCGTCGTAGGTGAGGTCGAGAGTCTTGTAGAACCGTTGAACGCCGTCGTGGTTGAGTTTGCACTGCATCAGAACTTCCCAAATCCGTTTAACCCGAGCACGCAGATTAGCTATGACCTCGCGCAAGCGGCAAATGTGAATCTTGCGGTGTTCGACCTTTTGGGTCGCCAAGTGGCGACATTGGTCAATGGCTCACAGCAAGCGGGTCGTTATTCGGTGAACTTCGATGCGACCACGCTGCCGAGCGGCATGTATTTCTACCGACTCGAAACTGAGCAGTTCACGGACATCAGGAAGATGATGCTGCTAAAGTAA